Proteins co-encoded in one Gossypium arboreum isolate Shixiya-1 chromosome 11, ASM2569848v2, whole genome shotgun sequence genomic window:
- the LOC108477100 gene encoding 30S ribosomal protein S10, chloroplastic-like, protein MAISTISSTLFPSLTIPNTSSPKPRFTILSHSSPLSFNPLKLPNSSLKHSQSTTKIFAAPEALEDTPEVGGSEVPTSSVSVEADKAAPKQKIRIKLRSYWVPLIEDSCKQILDAARTTNAKTMGPVPLPTKKRIYCVLKSPHVHKDARFHFEIRTHQRLIDILYPTAQTIDSLMQLDLPAGVDVEVKL, encoded by the exons ATGGCGATATCAACAATctcttcaactctgtttccttcTTTAACGATCCCAAACACTTCTTCACCCAAGCCAAGGTTCACTATTTTATCTCATTCTTCACCACTCTCTTTCAACCCCTTGAAGCTCCCCAATTCTTCTCTCAAACATTCACAATCCACCACCAAGATCTTTGCTGCTCCTGAAGCTTTGGAAGATACACCTGAG GTTGGAGGCTCTGAGGTGCCTACTTCATCTGTTAGTGTAGAAGCAGACAAG GCGGCACCTAAGCAGAAGATCAGAATTAAACTCAGGTCATACTGGGTCCCTTTAATCGAGGACTCTTGCAAGCAGATTTTGGATGCCGCGCGGACTACCAATGCCAAGACGATGGGACCAGTGCCATTACCGACCAAGAAGAGGATCTATTGCGTCCTGAAATCCCCACACGTGCACAAAGACGCAAGGTTCCACTTTGAGATTCGAACACACCAACGCCTCATCGATATTCTATACCCGACGGCGCAAACGATCGATTCGTTGATGCAGCTCGACCTTCCTGCCGGGGTTGATGTGGAAGTGAAGCTATGA